In one window of Chryseobacterium sp. JV274 DNA:
- a CDS encoding glycohydrolase toxin TNT-related protein, with amino-acid sequence MKHLFKYLFFFTIASFSIACNSDRDDEIDTNPDVTTVFYKNADELATTYDPNNTASQPLRNQAYDLYKRGKWSELESLFKANNLNGGWPPANGGYNIVDDVALQAGQKFDRYSGAVGSYNGTGVPTLGGSFTSPIINGYTYTFTQRALNQPEDKYDFYYEIDVLNNSMQFKTQTADIIPWFSQAGKGKQTMWKIPIDINTGYQKTWNKLAEEGYIKVTIKKSPSGKYPNLVGTVIQP; translated from the coding sequence ATGAAACATTTATTTAAGTACCTCTTTTTTTTTACTATTGCTTCGTTCTCTATTGCCTGTAATTCAGATAGAGATGATGAAATAGACACCAATCCGGATGTCACAACCGTATTCTACAAAAATGCTGATGAACTGGCAACAACTTATGACCCCAACAATACGGCAAGCCAGCCTCTTAGAAACCAAGCCTATGATCTTTATAAAAGAGGAAAATGGAGCGAGCTGGAATCACTTTTTAAGGCTAATAATTTAAACGGCGGATGGCCGCCTGCAAACGGAGGCTACAATATCGTTGATGATGTTGCATTACAAGCTGGACAGAAATTTGACAGATACAGCGGTGCTGTAGGCAGTTATAACGGAACAGGTGTTCCTACTTTGGGAGGAAGTTTTACAAGTCCTATCATCAACGGATATACCTATACGTTTACCCAAAGAGCATTAAACCAGCCTGAAGACAAGTACGACTTCTATTATGAGATTGATGTCTTGAACAATTCAATGCAGTTTAAAACACAGACAGCAGACATTATTCCTTGGTTTAGCCAGGCGGGTAAAGGAAAGCAAACCATGTGGAAAATTCCGATTGACATCAACACTGGTTATCAGAAAACGTGGAATAAGCTAGCAGAAGAAGGCTATATAAAAGTTACCATCAAGAAAAGTCCAAGCGGAAAATATCCTAACTTAGTGGGCACAGTTATTCAGCCATAA
- a CDS encoding reprolysin-like metallopeptidase, whose protein sequence is MKKQLTLIGMLLISGISFAQTDRLWSEGSRKTSSEIFENKTGISNPKVYNLDINGLKNALAKAPKRLAVGEKSELIISFPNSEGRMENFKVRENSNFAPELAAKYPDIKSYVGQGLDDPNSTVYFSVSPLGLSSMEIYGDKSAVFIEPYTKDLSSYVVYRKSDKKDDLNKFECTVVDAAQKGVSNSALAARPNADDAKLRTFRLALSCTGEYTTYFGGTKAQALAAMNTTMTRVNGVFEKDFAARMVLITNNDAVIYTNASTDPYSAASGMSSWNSQLQSTLTSVIGEANYDIGHLFGASGGGGNAGCIGCICTNGSKGSGYTSPADAIPSGDNFDIDYVAHEMGHQFGGNHTFSMNNEGTGVNMEPGSGSTIMGYAGITSQDIQPHSDAFFHAISIQQITNNIKAKTCSVNTNTGNSIPTASAGLDYTIPKGTPFVLTGTGTDADGDSLTYIWEQMDNASSSQTGASSAASATKATGPNFRSWTPTTSPARYFPRMASVLTGATTTAGSEITVEALSSVARTLNFRFTVRDNKAGGSGNNSDDAVITVNGTAGPFNITSQNSATTYAGGSSQTITWNVAGTTANGVNAANVDILWSTDSGNTWTTLLAGTPNDGSQAVTIPNSTTTTGRIMVKGSNHIFFDVNNANISVNAGSGTPDTVAPTAPTLAASGTTATTTNLSWSGATDNVGVTGYDVYQGASLIGSTASTTYTVTGLTPSTTYSFSVKAKDAAGNASVSSNTVSVTTLAGGSVSYCSSSASNTADERIGNVTFGSINNTSTGTAGYENFTSVSTNVTRGSAYTISVTPVWTSTKYSEAYAVYIDYNGDGDFTDSGELAWTKAGSTTSPVTGSITIPATATVGSTRMRVMMKYSSIPTSSCEAFTYGQVEDYTLNIVSSGKGDLQNTKDLITDIKLYPNPVRDVLYVSNTTSEDYKIFDMGGKLIDSGKLQRGSVNVSNLIKGAYMLQIGESTKRFIKN, encoded by the coding sequence ATGAAAAAACAATTAACGTTGATTGGAATGCTCCTTATTTCGGGTATTTCTTTCGCACAGACTGACCGTCTTTGGTCTGAAGGTTCCAGAAAAACTTCATCAGAGATTTTTGAAAACAAAACAGGCATCAGCAATCCTAAGGTTTACAACCTGGACATCAACGGATTGAAAAATGCTCTTGCAAAAGCTCCCAAAAGACTGGCTGTAGGCGAAAAATCAGAACTCATCATCTCTTTTCCAAATTCTGAAGGCAGAATGGAAAATTTTAAAGTGAGGGAGAATTCCAATTTTGCTCCTGAGTTGGCAGCAAAATATCCGGATATCAAATCCTATGTAGGACAAGGTCTGGATGATCCTAATTCCACAGTCTATTTCAGTGTTTCCCCACTAGGACTGTCATCAATGGAAATTTACGGTGATAAATCTGCGGTTTTCATTGAACCTTACACTAAAGATCTTTCTTCTTATGTAGTGTACAGAAAATCTGACAAAAAAGATGATCTTAACAAGTTTGAATGTACAGTAGTAGATGCTGCACAGAAAGGAGTTTCCAACTCTGCTCTTGCTGCAAGACCTAACGCTGATGATGCCAAACTGAGAACGTTCAGACTGGCACTGTCATGTACCGGAGAATACACTACTTATTTCGGGGGTACAAAAGCTCAGGCTTTAGCTGCAATGAACACCACAATGACCCGTGTAAACGGTGTTTTTGAAAAAGACTTCGCAGCAAGAATGGTTCTGATCACTAATAACGATGCTGTAATCTACACCAACGCATCTACAGACCCTTATTCTGCAGCTTCCGGAATGAGCAGCTGGAATTCTCAATTACAAAGCACTTTAACTTCTGTAATTGGTGAAGCCAACTATGATATCGGACACTTGTTCGGAGCTTCAGGAGGCGGTGGAAATGCAGGCTGTATCGGCTGTATCTGTACAAACGGATCAAAAGGAAGCGGATATACTTCCCCTGCAGATGCTATTCCTTCAGGAGATAATTTTGATATCGACTATGTGGCTCACGAAATGGGACACCAGTTCGGAGGAAATCATACATTCTCCATGAACAATGAAGGAACAGGTGTCAATATGGAACCAGGATCAGGATCAACAATCATGGGCTATGCGGGAATTACCAGCCAGGATATTCAACCGCATTCTGATGCGTTCTTCCACGCGATAAGTATTCAACAGATTACAAATAATATCAAAGCTAAAACTTGTTCTGTCAATACCAATACAGGAAATTCAATTCCTACAGCAAGCGCAGGCTTAGATTATACAATTCCAAAAGGAACTCCATTCGTACTGACGGGTACAGGAACGGATGCTGACGGAGATTCTCTAACTTACATCTGGGAACAAATGGACAATGCTTCTTCTTCACAAACAGGAGCAAGTTCAGCTGCCAGTGCAACAAAAGCTACAGGACCGAACTTCAGATCATGGACACCAACCACTTCTCCTGCAAGATACTTCCCAAGAATGGCTTCTGTATTAACAGGTGCAACCACTACAGCCGGGTCTGAAATCACAGTAGAAGCACTTTCTTCAGTGGCCAGAACATTAAACTTCAGATTTACCGTTCGTGATAACAAGGCAGGAGGTTCAGGAAATAATTCTGATGATGCCGTAATCACTGTTAACGGAACTGCGGGACCATTTAATATAACTTCTCAGAACTCAGCCACAACCTATGCCGGAGGAAGTTCTCAAACAATTACATGGAACGTGGCAGGAACTACAGCTAATGGTGTGAATGCAGCCAATGTAGATATCCTTTGGTCAACAGACAGTGGAAATACATGGACTACTCTATTGGCAGGAACACCAAATGACGGTTCACAGGCAGTTACTATTCCTAATTCTACTACCACTACAGGAAGAATTATGGTAAAAGGATCAAATCACATTTTCTTTGATGTAAACAATGCCAACATCTCTGTAAATGCAGGTTCCGGAACTCCTGATACCGTTGCTCCTACAGCTCCTACCCTTGCTGCTTCAGGAACTACTGCTACAACAACTAACCTTTCATGGTCAGGTGCTACTGATAATGTAGGGGTTACCGGATATGATGTATATCAAGGGGCTTCATTAATAGGTTCTACAGCTTCTACTACATATACCGTAACAGGACTTACTCCATCAACAACCTATTCTTTCTCTGTTAAAGCAAAAGATGCAGCAGGAAACGCATCTGTTTCCAGCAATACAGTAAGTGTTACCACTCTTGCAGGAGGAAGCGTTTCATATTGCTCTTCATCAGCATCTAACACAGCAGATGAAAGAATCGGAAATGTAACATTTGGATCTATTAATAATACTTCTACAGGAACAGCTGGTTACGAAAACTTCACTTCAGTTTCTACCAATGTAACAAGAGGAAGTGCTTATACGATCTCCGTTACTCCGGTTTGGACCTCTACAAAATATAGCGAAGCATATGCTGTTTATATTGATTACAACGGTGATGGAGACTTTACAGACAGTGGAGAATTAGCATGGACAAAAGCAGGATCTACAACAAGCCCAGTAACAGGATCTATCACAATTCCAGCTACAGCAACTGTTGGATCTACAAGAATGAGAGTAATGATGAAATACAGTTCAATACCTACTTCATCATGTGAAGCTTTCACGTATGGCCAGGTTGAAGATTACACTCTTAATATCGTTTCTTCAGGAAAAGGAGATCTTCAGAATACAAAAGATCTGATCACAGATATTAAGCTTTATCCAAACCCTGTAAGAGATGTACTTTATGTTTCCAATACAACTTCAGAAGACTATAAAATCTTCGATATGGGTGGAAAACTAATTGACTCAGGAAAACTTCAGAGAGGCTCTGTGAATGTAAGCAATCTAATTAAAGGTGCTTATATGCTTCAAATTGGAGAATCAACTAAAAGATTTATTAAAAATTAA
- a CDS encoding DinB family protein yields MIKQALLGEFLHEAENTRKILQAIPDSALDWKPSEKNWTTGQLASHIAEVYNWYESTFNQDTFDMGAYKYDKGDISKAENILAKFEENVANAQKVLENSDENTYFNEWKMEMNGNVLFPPSPRIQVVRGFLYNHLYHHRGELVVYLRSTGNKVPGLYGPTADDKF; encoded by the coding sequence ATGATTAAACAGGCACTTTTAGGTGAATTTCTGCACGAAGCTGAAAACACCAGAAAAATTTTACAGGCAATCCCTGACAGCGCATTAGACTGGAAACCGTCTGAAAAAAACTGGACAACCGGACAGTTAGCCTCTCACATTGCTGAAGTATACAATTGGTACGAATCCACTTTCAATCAGGACACTTTTGATATGGGTGCGTATAAGTATGACAAAGGAGATATTTCCAAAGCGGAAAATATCCTAGCAAAATTTGAAGAAAATGTTGCCAACGCACAGAAAGTTCTTGAAAACTCGGATGAGAATACTTATTTCAATGAGTGGAAAATGGAAATGAACGGAAACGTACTTTTTCCGCCATCTCCAAGAATCCAGGTGGTAAGAGGCTTTCTTTATAATCATTTGTACCATCACAGAGGGGAATTAGTTGTTTATTTAAGATCAACCGGAAACAAAGTCCCTGGACTTTACGGCCCTACTGCTGATGATAAATTCTAA
- a CDS encoding acyl-CoA dehydrogenase family protein, giving the protein MNTETIDNIKMIAETAREFAEKNIRPNIMEWDESQTFPKDLFHQLGEMGFMGIVVPEQYGGSGLGYHEYVTILDEISQVDPSIGLSVAAHNSLCTNHIYEFGNEEQRHKWLPQLASGKVIGAWGLTEHNTGSDSGGMSTTAVKDGDEWVISGAKNFITHAISGDIAVVMTRTGEIGAKNNSTAFVLEKGMPGFTSGKKENKLGMRASETAELIFDSVRVPDSHRLGEVGEGFKQAMKVLDGGRISIAALSLGTARGAYKAALKYAKERHQFGKPISDFQAINFMLADMATEIDAAELLIQRASTLKNAKQKMTKEGAMAKLYASEACVRISNNAVQIFGGYGYTKDFPAEKFYRDSKLCTIGEGTSEIQRLVIGRDITK; this is encoded by the coding sequence ATGAATACAGAGACTATTGACAACATCAAAATGATAGCGGAGACGGCTAGAGAATTTGCAGAAAAGAACATCAGACCGAACATTATGGAGTGGGATGAAAGCCAGACTTTTCCAAAAGACTTATTCCACCAGTTAGGTGAGATGGGTTTTATGGGAATTGTTGTTCCTGAACAATATGGAGGTTCCGGTTTAGGTTATCATGAGTATGTTACTATTCTGGATGAAATTTCTCAGGTTGACCCATCTATCGGTCTTTCTGTAGCAGCACACAATTCACTTTGTACCAACCATATCTATGAATTTGGAAATGAAGAACAAAGACACAAATGGCTTCCTCAGCTGGCTTCCGGAAAAGTAATCGGAGCTTGGGGTCTTACAGAGCACAATACAGGTTCAGATTCAGGAGGGATGTCTACTACTGCTGTAAAAGATGGTGACGAATGGGTTATCAGCGGAGCTAAAAACTTTATCACTCACGCTATTTCAGGAGATATTGCAGTAGTAATGACAAGAACAGGAGAAATAGGTGCTAAAAACAACTCTACAGCTTTTGTTTTAGAAAAAGGAATGCCTGGGTTTACTTCCGGGAAAAAAGAAAATAAGTTAGGAATGCGTGCTTCAGAAACAGCTGAATTAATCTTTGATAGTGTACGTGTACCGGATTCCCACCGTTTAGGAGAAGTAGGTGAAGGTTTCAAGCAGGCTATGAAAGTATTGGATGGTGGTAGAATTTCTATCGCTGCACTAAGCTTAGGTACTGCAAGAGGAGCTTATAAAGCTGCTTTGAAATATGCAAAAGAAAGACATCAGTTCGGAAAGCCTATTTCAGATTTCCAGGCAATCAACTTTATGCTTGCAGATATGGCTACAGAAATTGATGCTGCTGAGCTTCTTATTCAGAGAGCTTCTACCCTGAAAAACGCAAAACAGAAAATGACAAAAGAAGGAGCTATGGCTAAACTATATGCTTCTGAAGCTTGTGTAAGAATTTCCAACAATGCAGTTCAGATTTTCGGAGGATACGGTTATACAAAAGACTTCCCGGCTGAAAAGTTCTATAGAGATTCTAAACTTTGCACAATTGGTGAAGGTACTTCTGAGATCCAGAGACTGGTAATTGGAAGAGATATTACAAAATAA
- a CDS encoding endonuclease, producing the protein MKKILLPIILISSSISAQAPAGYYDGTAGLTGYALKSKLHDIISDKMINWHYDDLKVLYNQTDLDKYYDHDASNTQYMLDIYSEIPSGPDAYEYKADQLIAGAGGEGLGYNREHMMPQSTFSTSSSISDYPMYSDLNFIIPADAYINQRRNNYPYGIGNNTNHYIFTNTSRISNAAIPNYPYTGRVYEPINEFKGDIARTLLYFAVRYEGKLGSFNTAYTTSANITPATDQCPLDGTEERAVDLPYVVMLKQWSAADPVSQREIDRNNAIYTIQKNRNPFIDHPEWIDMIWSETPDNVAPAAPGSLASTQQNAYFVNLNWTASPDTDVLGYRVYVNGSATPVAVTKGTSISIDHLSPSTTYTFTVKAFDKAYLESPFSNTVTASTIALDSFASDLMITKYISGTNTDFVKNNALEIVNKTGHEVNLNNYRINIQFKNNSSGAIYSGDTYELEGKVGNNETFVILNPKAALSCYTNDQARFVTASDPMLFAGQNYVELAYNKTVTIDAIGVKYTTNNNGNVSLYRKSTINKPADTFNMSEWDSYPANYCQNLGGTLSTAELITANNEFTIYPNPVYNDLYVSGTTEKIKTARIIDLSGKVIYTEKDPFRNKKSISVQGIPTGLYFLQLDEKAHQFIKR; encoded by the coding sequence ATGAAAAAAATTTTACTTCCTATCATTTTAATTTCCTCTTCTATTTCTGCGCAGGCACCTGCCGGATATTATGATGGAACAGCAGGATTGACAGGATATGCTCTGAAGTCGAAACTTCACGATATTATTTCGGATAAAATGATCAACTGGCATTATGACGATCTGAAGGTGCTCTATAATCAAACTGATCTTGACAAATATTATGATCATGATGCTTCCAATACTCAGTACATGCTGGATATCTACTCGGAAATACCTTCGGGACCGGATGCTTATGAATACAAAGCAGATCAATTAATAGCTGGTGCAGGAGGAGAAGGTTTGGGCTATAACAGGGAACATATGATGCCGCAAAGCACATTCAGTACAAGTTCATCTATCAGTGATTATCCTATGTATTCGGATCTGAACTTTATTATTCCTGCTGATGCTTATATTAACCAGCGAAGGAATAATTATCCTTATGGAATAGGAAATAATACGAATCATTATATTTTTACCAATACTTCGAGGATATCCAATGCCGCAATTCCAAACTATCCATATACCGGAAGGGTTTACGAACCTATAAATGAGTTTAAAGGGGATATCGCAAGGACTTTATTGTACTTTGCCGTAAGATATGAGGGGAAACTGGGGTCATTTAACACCGCTTATACTACATCAGCAAACATAACACCGGCTACAGATCAGTGTCCGCTTGACGGAACCGAAGAAAGAGCCGTTGATCTTCCATATGTTGTCATGCTGAAGCAATGGAGTGCTGCAGATCCTGTTTCGCAAAGAGAAATTGACCGGAATAACGCCATCTATACCATACAGAAAAACAGAAATCCATTTATTGACCACCCTGAATGGATTGATATGATCTGGTCTGAAACGCCCGATAACGTTGCACCGGCAGCTCCGGGATCCTTGGCTTCAACGCAGCAGAATGCCTATTTTGTCAATTTGAACTGGACGGCTTCTCCTGATACCGATGTTTTAGGATACAGGGTTTATGTGAATGGTTCAGCAACACCGGTAGCTGTTACAAAAGGAACTTCTATAAGCATAGACCACCTGAGCCCTTCAACAACTTATACTTTTACAGTGAAGGCTTTTGATAAAGCATATCTGGAGTCTCCGTTCAGTAATACGGTGACAGCTTCAACAATTGCTTTGGATTCATTTGCTTCGGATCTTATGATTACAAAATATATATCAGGAACCAATACAGATTTCGTTAAGAATAATGCTCTGGAAATCGTTAATAAAACCGGACATGAGGTTAATTTAAATAATTACAGAATTAATATTCAGTTTAAAAACAATTCTTCAGGAGCTATTTATAGTGGTGATACCTATGAGCTGGAAGGTAAGGTTGGAAATAATGAAACTTTTGTTATTTTGAATCCAAAAGCTGCTTTATCATGCTATACCAATGATCAGGCAAGATTTGTTACAGCTTCTGATCCTATGCTGTTTGCAGGACAGAACTACGTGGAGCTTGCTTATAATAAAACGGTTACTATAGATGCCATTGGTGTAAAATATACTACCAATAATAATGGAAATGTGTCTTTATATAGAAAAAGTACCATCAATAAACCTGCAGATACATTTAATATGAGTGAATGGGATTCTTATCCGGCTAATTACTGTCAGAATCTGGGTGGCACATTGTCTACTGCAGAACTGATTACTGCCAATAATGAATTTACAATATATCCAAACCCGGTTTACAATGATCTTTATGTAAGCGGAACAACGGAAAAAATAAAAACAGCCCGAATTATAGATCTTTCCGGAAAAGTGATCTACACAGAGAAAGATCCTTTCAGAAATAAGAAAAGTATTTCGGTACAGGGAATTCCTACAGGATTGTATTTCTTGCAACTTGATGAGAAAGCACATCAGTTTATTAAAAGATAA
- a CDS encoding SatD family protein — protein sequence MIAVITGDIINSQHADTEVWITRLKNLLERWGSAPGTWEIYRGDEFQFKCNIDDVFWRFLAIKSLIKSLENLDVRMAIGIGEESFSSEKITESNGTAYVHSGRLLNDLKNDGHTVAIKTSSDPVDRDLNILLKWSSKDFDNWTMATAEIIHEMIMNQDITQEDLAKRFAISQSSISQRLKRANYELIVETNQYFRKKISEL from the coding sequence ATGATAGCGGTCATTACCGGTGATATTATAAATTCACAGCATGCAGATACTGAAGTTTGGATTACCAGACTTAAAAATCTTCTCGAAAGATGGGGAAGTGCTCCTGGCACATGGGAAATCTACAGAGGAGATGAATTCCAGTTCAAATGCAATATTGATGACGTTTTCTGGCGGTTTCTAGCCATAAAATCTCTTATTAAAAGTCTGGAAAATTTAGATGTAAGAATGGCCATCGGTATTGGTGAAGAAAGTTTCTCTTCTGAGAAAATCACAGAATCCAATGGTACAGCTTATGTACATTCCGGAAGACTGCTTAATGACCTTAAAAATGACGGCCATACCGTTGCCATCAAAACATCCAGTGACCCGGTGGACAGGGATCTTAATATTCTGTTGAAATGGTCATCAAAAGATTTTGACAACTGGACTATGGCTACGGCTGAAATCATTCATGAAATGATCATGAATCAGGATATTACCCAGGAAGATCTTGCTAAAAGATTTGCTATTTCACAGTCTTCTATAAGCCAGAGACTGAAGAGAGCCAACTATGAGCTTATCGTGGAAACCAACCAGTATTTCAGAAAGAAAATCTCAGAACTATAG
- a CDS encoding DUF3307 domain-containing protein has protein sequence MIFIKLILAHLLGDFILQPNSWVADKENYKLKSKFLYFHILIHTALSLILLWDLKLWWVAVLVGITHFIIDAAKLTFQNVKTKKRWFFIDQLLHVLVIGGVSLYFQEFCFSFLQNQEFLKLIMAALFLTTPASIFIKILLSSWTPAPDGPNTIQTESLSSAGKYIGILERLLVFTFIMVNHWEGVGFMVAAKSVFRFSDLAQAKQRKLTEYVLIGTLLSFGLAVLTGIIIK, from the coding sequence ATGATCTTTATTAAACTCATATTGGCACATCTACTCGGAGATTTTATACTTCAGCCAAATTCATGGGTTGCAGATAAGGAAAACTATAAACTAAAAAGTAAGTTTTTATACTTTCATATTCTGATTCACACTGCATTAAGTCTTATTTTACTTTGGGATCTGAAACTTTGGTGGGTAGCAGTTTTGGTGGGGATTACTCATTTCATTATTGATGCGGCCAAACTTACATTTCAAAATGTAAAGACTAAAAAAAGATGGTTTTTCATTGATCAGCTTCTGCATGTACTGGTAATTGGCGGAGTTTCCCTGTATTTTCAGGAATTCTGTTTCAGCTTTTTGCAGAATCAGGAATTTTTAAAGCTCATTATGGCTGCATTGTTTTTGACAACACCGGCTTCTATTTTTATCAAAATCTTATTGTCATCATGGACACCCGCTCCGGATGGCCCCAACACTATTCAAACCGAATCTTTATCAAGTGCCGGAAAATATATCGGAATTTTAGAACGTCTGCTGGTCTTCACTTTTATCATGGTGAATCACTGGGAAGGTGTAGGTTTCATGGTAGCTGCAAAATCTGTTTTCAGGTTCAGCGACCTTGCACAGGCAAAACAGAGAAAACTTACAGAATATGTATTAATTGGTACACTGCTGAGTTTTGGGCTGGCTGTCTTAACAGGAATAATAATAAAATAA
- the purC gene encoding phosphoribosylaminoimidazolesuccinocarboxamide synthase, with the protein MSQKKEMLYEGKAKQVFATDNPDEVVVRFKDDATAFNAQKKGQVDLKGEMNNAITTLIFEYLNEKGIKTHFIKQLDEREQLVRKVSIIPLEMVVRNYSAGSMAQRLGVEEGIKSPVTIFDICYKKDELGDPLINDHHAVFLGAATYEELDEMYELTSDINEILIDLFDKINIILVDFKIELGKTSDGEIILADEISPDTCRLWDKDTMKKLDKDRFRRDLGEVTEAYVEIYNRLKNLLQK; encoded by the coding sequence ATGAGTCAAAAGAAAGAAATGTTGTACGAGGGGAAAGCAAAACAGGTATTTGCAACTGATAATCCTGATGAAGTAGTAGTACGTTTCAAAGACGATGCTACAGCATTTAACGCTCAAAAGAAAGGTCAGGTTGATCTTAAAGGGGAAATGAACAATGCAATCACAACCCTTATTTTTGAATACTTAAATGAAAAAGGAATCAAAACTCATTTCATCAAACAATTGGACGAAAGAGAGCAGCTGGTAAGAAAAGTATCTATCATTCCTTTGGAAATGGTGGTAAGAAATTACTCTGCAGGAAGTATGGCACAAAGATTAGGAGTTGAAGAGGGAATCAAATCTCCGGTAACAATCTTCGATATCTGCTACAAAAAAGACGAATTGGGAGATCCGCTTATCAACGATCACCATGCTGTTTTCTTGGGAGCTGCTACTTACGAAGAGCTTGACGAAATGTACGAATTGACTTCGGATATCAATGAAATCCTGATCGACCTGTTTGACAAAATCAACATCATCCTGGTAGATTTTAAAATCGAATTAGGTAAAACTTCAGACGGTGAAATTATCCTGGCTGACGAGATTTCTCCTGATACATGCAGACTTTGGGATAAAGATACTATGAAAAAATTAGATAAAGACAGATTCAGAAGAGACTTAGGAGAAGTTACTGAAGCTTATGTAGAAATCTACAACCGTCTTAAAAATCTTTTACAGAAATAA
- the purF gene encoding amidophosphoribosyltransferase codes for MKSLDIHKSEYLKQFETQTYGRNLFRTQEEERLDAPNEECGIFGLYSDNDLDTFSLSQFGLFALQHRGQEACGISVLKDGRITNMKDEGLVLDVYKEIQEPETFMGNSAIGHTRYTTAGDKKKYNFQPFFAKNEYDQIILSIAHNGNLTNAKELKQELEAEGVVFRATSDSEVILRLIQKNLDLGLRGAIKATMEKIEGAYSVVGMTRNKFFAFRDFNGIRPLVLGAIDERSYVVASESVALDAVGAQYVRDILPGEIIYTNENEPGKLHSYMMDEAKGKQRICSFEYIYFARPDSTLENINVYEIREKSGEKIWEQAPIEADLVIGVPDSGVPAAIGFSKASGIPFRPVLIKNRYIGRSFIVPTQEMRERVVNLKLNPIISEMKDKKVVIIDDSIVRGTTSKRLVKILKDAGVKEIHFRSVSPPIIAPCYLGIDTPSKDDLISANMTTEELKNYLGVDSLEFLSIDNLKEILGSANHCFGCFTEEYPVEKGEEVDLFN; via the coding sequence ATGAAAAGTTTAGACATTCATAAAAGTGAATATTTAAAACAGTTTGAAACCCAGACTTACGGAAGAAATCTTTTCAGAACTCAGGAAGAGGAAAGACTGGATGCTCCCAATGAAGAGTGTGGGATCTTCGGATTGTATTCGGATAATGATCTGGATACTTTCTCTCTTTCGCAGTTCGGGCTTTTTGCGTTACAGCACAGAGGCCAGGAAGCTTGTGGTATCTCCGTTTTAAAAGACGGAAGAATCACCAATATGAAAGATGAAGGACTGGTTTTAGATGTTTATAAAGAAATTCAGGAACCTGAAACTTTTATGGGAAATTCTGCAATTGGGCATACCCGTTATACCACTGCAGGAGATAAAAAGAAATATAATTTCCAGCCATTTTTCGCGAAAAACGAATATGACCAGATTATACTTTCTATAGCACACAACGGTAACCTTACCAATGCGAAAGAATTAAAACAAGAATTAGAGGCTGAAGGCGTAGTCTTCAGAGCTACATCTGATTCTGAGGTGATCCTGAGACTGATCCAGAAAAACCTTGATTTAGGTCTTCGTGGAGCTATTAAAGCAACAATGGAAAAGATTGAAGGAGCTTATTCCGTAGTGGGGATGACCAGAAATAAATTCTTTGCATTCAGAGATTTCAACGGAATCCGTCCATTGGTTTTGGGAGCTATTGATGAAAGATCTTATGTAGTAGCTTCAGAATCTGTGGCATTGGATGCTGTAGGAGCTCAATATGTACGTGATATCCTTCCTGGTGAGATCATTTATACCAATGAAAACGAACCTGGAAAACTTCATTCTTATATGATGGATGAGGCAAAAGGAAAGCAGAGAATCTGTTCTTTTGAATATATCTACTTTGCAAGACCTGACTCTACCTTAGAAAACATCAATGTATATGAGATCAGAGAAAAATCTGGGGAGAAAATCTGGGAACAGGCTCCTATAGAGGCTGATCTGGTTATTGGAGTTCCGGATTCCGGAGTTCCTGCTGCCATTGGTTTCTCTAAAGCTTCAGGAATCCCTTTCCGTCCTGTTTTGATTAAAAACAGATATATCGGAAGAAGTTTCATTGTTCCTACACAGGAAATGAGAGAAAGGGTAGTGAACCTTAAACTGAATCCAATCATCTCTGAGATGAAGGATAAGAAAGTAGTGATCATTGATGACTCTATCGTTCGAGGAACAACATCGAAGAGACTTGTTAAAATTCTAAAAGATGCAGGAGTAAAGGAAATTCACTTTAGAAGTGTTTCTCCGCCTATCATTGCCCCATGTTATCTTGGAATTGATACTCCGTCTAAAGATGATCTGATCTCAGCTAATATGACCACAGAAGAACTTAAAAATTATTTGGGCGTAGATTCCTTAGAATTTTTAAGCATTGATAATCTGAAAGAAATTTTAGGATCTGCAAACCACTGCTTCGGATGCTTTACAGAAGAATATCCTGTAGAAAAAGGAGAAGAGGTAGATTTATTCAATTAA